The genomic region ACATATCTGTCGGGGCATCGTGATACTTTGACTGCGTTTTTTGCTTTGCAAATCAGCCGGCCTGACATCGTAATATGTAGTTACGGCTTTTATGATGTCCGTTATGGAAATGTTTTTATCCGTTGATTCTCCCTCGCCCAGCGCGATTCTGGCGAATTCCTTTGTAATTTCCTGCTGGCCTGTGCCGAGGAGCGCGTAAAGCGTTGTAAGGGCGCCCTCGATTTCGCGTATATTCGCTTTTACTCTGCCTGCGATATATTCGGCGACATCTTCGGATATTTTCATTCCGCGAAGTCTTGCTTTTTTCTGTACTATCGCGATTCTTGTCTCGTAACTGGGCGCATCGATTCTCGCCACGAGTCCGCATTTGAATCTGCTCGTTAGTCTTTCCGGCAGCGATGGTATTTCGCCCGGCGGCGCATCTGCGCTAAGGACAATCTGGCTTCGGTTGTCGTAGAGGGCGTTGAATGTATGAAAAAATTCCTCCTGGCTCTGGTCTCGCTCCTGCAGAAACTGCACATCGTCGATTACGAGCAGGTCAACTGTTCTGTACTGACTCTTGAAATCGGCCAATGACCCCTGTTCGATAGCGTTGATGAAACGGTTGACGAACTCTTCGCAGCTTAAGAACTGAATCTTGGCGTTGGAAATACTGTTCTGCGTTTCGCGGCAGACCGCGTGCAGCAGGTGTGTTTTGCCCATTCCCACAGTTCCATAAATAAATAATGGATTATATGTTTTTCCCAGTGACTTGCTTACCGCTATACAGCTTGCGTGTGCCAGACGGTTGCACGGCCCGACGACGAAATTATCGAATGTATAATCGGGATGAAGCCGGATTTCAGCGGAGGATTTTGCCGTATTGTCTTTGATGTCTTTGCCGTCGCTGCTGAATTTTACCGTTACGAGATGGCCGGTAATCTGCTGAGCGGCAAGCGTGAAACTGCTGATGCAGGTATTCTGCAGAAAGCCCGCGCTTTGGCTGTCCGGGCAAACCACCTCGAGCATACCGCCGTTTAAATTTTTAATAGCCAGGTCATCGAACCAGCTTCTGCTGTTTACCGGGTCGAGAACTTTGACTCGTTCAATTATCGCTTCGAATATTTCTTTTGCGTCCTGTGCCAATTCTTCCTCACTGTCAGTTTATACAAAGTATCATAAAAAAAGAAGATACGTCCCTGTAAATATCATTAAGGTTTATTCAGTTAGAAAAAGCTCCATCGAATTGCAAAACTTACCGTCCTTGACAGAAAAAATTTACAGCATCAGGCCGGTTTTGTCAAAAGAAAAATGCAACTGGAGGCAGGATATAAGGATAACTGTTCTGGCATTTTTCCCGTTATGCCAAATATACGGTTTGTCCTTCTGTTCTTGCCGCCTCGATTATGGCACTTGATACATCATTTTGCCATTGCAGCCTGCCGCATGGGACTGGTTCAATTCTGCTGTCCACTCTGGCGGCAATATGCCATAATTTTTTTATCTGGTCTCTGGAGATGCTGTTGTCGAAATCAGACGATACCACAATTAAGTCTATATCGCTGTCCTTGGTAGCACAACCTGTTGCGTATGAGCCGAACACTATGCCGAAATTAACAGCCAGCCCTGTTTCGGACAATTTGTTCAGATATTTTTTTACACCATCTATAATTGCTGGCTGAACCATTCCAACACCTCTTTAGTTTTTTTAATATATTCTGTTGCTTCCTGACTTGAAATTTGCGGCAGGGAAGGAACTGGATACCTGCCCTCAAGATTGAACTCGCTCATTTCCGCAAGAAAGTCGATTTTGTCGTCCGACAAACTCAAACCTGCTGTTTCTGCCAATCTGACGAGGTTGTGAATTTTCGGAGCGATTTTTCCTGTGGATTTACAGACGTGGGCTTTTAAGATTTTTTCCAGAGAAAGATGTGCGAAAAACAACCCATGCCGGACTTTGTTGCCGGTTATCAATTGGTCGGCAGCTTGCCAGTCCTCTATGGCTCCATTCTGCCAATATTTAATTTGTTCCAAAATATCAACCATTGTTTCCGGCCTTTTCTCGGCAAATCTTACTGGTCTCTATAATAAGCTAAAATTAAACCTCTTGCAACCGGAAATGTTTTTAATCGGTCATCCCCGTTTCCACGGGGACAAGTTTTGACATTTGTATTTTGATATTTAATTTTTTCCTATCTGTGTTAAAATACCGCCTTTAACGCAGTTAAAGGATTTGGAGTTTCTATGGGAATTTTTACTAAAACGCTTGATTATCTTAAAGGCCATCTCGGCAGGACCCGCGACAGGATTAAGTCTTCGTTGCAAAGTGTTTTAACGCTCGGCAGGGATATTGACGATGAGCTTCTAGACCAGCTTCAGGAGACATTAATCAGCGATGATATCGGCGTTGAGACTACCGACAAACTGATATCCGACCTTCGGGTTGCGTATAAAAATAAAAAGATAGCGAAAACCGAAGATGTTATTCCTTTTTTAAAGGAACATATAAAAGGTTACTGGCCGGCGCAGGCCCGCCAGCTTAATATTGCCCCATTGAATCCGACAGTAATTCTCATCGCCGGCGTCAACGGCTCGGGCAAAACAACCAGTATCGCCAAGCTCGCCTATATGCTCAGCCGCAATAAGGAAAAAGTTATTGTCGCCGCCTGCGATACGTTCCGCGCCGCCGCCGTTGAGCAGCTTACAATCTGGTCGCAGCGAATCGGCGTTGAGATTATCAAGCACGCCCAGAACGCCGACCCTGCCGCGGTAGCCTATGATGCCTGCTCGGCCGCTCTTGCCAGGGGCGCTCAATATCTTATTCTCGATACGGCAGGCAGGCTGCACACGCAGAAAAATCTTATGAAGGAACTGACAAAAATTCGCGACGTCGTCGCAAAGCAGATTCCATCGTCGCCGCACGAAGTTCTGCTTGTGCTCGACGCCACAACCGGCCAGAACGCGATTATGCAGGCAAAGATGTTTACCGAAGCCATAGATGTTACAGGCATATTTCTCGCCAAGCTCGACGGTACTGCCCGCGGCGGCATAGTAATTGCTATTAAGGACCAGCTCAATATTCCCGTAAAATTTGTCGGCCTCGGCGAACAGCCCGACGACATCGCCGAGTTCGACCCTGATACTTTTGTCGAAGCTTTATTCAATTGATTAAGGGAATTTTTATGTTAATTATCAATGGTATCAATAGCGGACAGGTATTACAGCGGAACAGAAAAAATTTTTCCGAAACCCTGATAAAAGGAACGGCCAAATCTGCAGGCGTTATCAGCGTTAAGGTTGTCCAAAAAGGCAAAACGCTTAAAGGATTTAATTTCAAAAAACTGACCAGGCTGAAAAAAGGCTCTTTCCAGTTCAAACTTACCGGCATTCCCACATGCGGACCTTACCAGATAATTTTCAAATTCACTTCCGCTAAAGACTTGGACACAATTTTGGAATTTAATAATATACTCGTCGGCGATGTCTGGATTCTCGCAGGCCAGTCGAATATGGAAGGCTGCGGCTTTATCAGGTACGCCGCCAAACCTCATCCGCTTGTCCGTGCCTTTTATATGAATGACAAATGGGCCGCAGCCCAAGACCCGATTCACAACCTTTACGACTCGATTGACCCTGTACACGCGGCTCTTTGCGGCGGCGCAAATCCCATCAGGAATAAAAAGAAAGGCACAGGTCCAGGCGTGGCATTTGGAAAAGAAATGTATCGTCTAACCGGCGCCCCGCAGGGCCTTCTCTGCTGCGCTCACGGCGGAACTTCAATGTCGCAGTGGAATCCAGCTCTTAAAAAACATAAAAACAAAAGTCTTTATGGCGCGCTTTTAAGACGATTCGAAAAGAACGGCTCAAATGTTGCCGGTATTCTCTGGTATCAGGGCTGTTCCGACACGGACTCATCGGAAAAAGTCTCGCTCTACACGAAAAGAATGAAAAAATTAGTCGCCTCTTTTCGAAAAGATTTGGGTATTACAGGGTTGCCTTTTGTAATGGCCCAGATTTCGAGAGTCGCAAAGTGTTCGCAGTCCGCCATCGGCTGGAATAACATTCAAAATCAGCAGAGGCTTTTGCCGAAGGTAATAAAAAATCTTATACTCGTTTCAGCGATAGACCTTTCTATGGATGACGAAATTCACATCGGCGGCAGAGACCAGCAGCGCCTCGGCAAAAGATTTGCCGATGCCGTGTATTTCCGAAAGGGTAAAAAGCAGATTGAATTAAAATCCATTCGCAGAAAAATCAATAAATACAAAGACACTGTTGATATTGAAGTTGTATTTTCGAATGTCGCCGGCTCTCTTCAGTCCGCCGGTCATCCGTCCGGTTTTAAGGTAGTTCATTTCGACGGCAGTTTATGCGATTCGATTTACAATATAAAACTTCAGGGTTCTAAAATTACGGTTTGTACTTCACTGCCCGCCGCCAATCCTCATCTGATTTTTCTCCATTACGGTTTCGGCGCGATGCCTTACTGCAACATTACCGACAGTGCCGGCCGTTCGTTGCCGGTATTCGGACCTATTAAAGTAAAATGATGAGGCTTTTATGACGCAGGAAAATAATTGTGATTTGATAAACCGCAAATGCGTTCCATGTCAGGGTGGTATCGAACCTTTGAAAGGCGCCGACCTTGCCGCTCTTGCCGCGCAGCTTCCCGCAGGCTGGCAGATAATCAATGAGCATCAGCTCGAAAAAACATTCAAATTTAAAAATTTCAAACTTGCCCTCGATTTCGTCAATAAAGTCGGCGCACTGGCCGAGGAAATCGGCCATCATCCCGATATTAACTTCGGCTGGGGCAGGGCAAAACTTACTCTCTGGACTCACAAAATCAACGGCCTGCACACAAACGATTTCATCTTTGCCGCCAAAGCCGACAGCCTTTATCAGTATTGAAAAAGCACTTCCTGAAACCAAATATTTTGCGCGTAAATCCTTTACAATAAACGATTTAAAGAAAAAAACACACCTTTTTTTGCTTTTTAGCCAATCATTTGTTATAATGCGGTTAATAATTAATGGCATTTAAGGGTTTTCGCATGGCAAAAATCAGAAGTTTTTATTACGGCATTTGGCTTCCGTTTACTTTCAATAAGAAGCGGATTCTGATGCTTGCCATCGCCAGTTACATAGCTTTGTGTTAATTTCGCACAGTTGCGCCCGGTGATATCAATATAATTTGCGGCCGGCTTTAAGCCGGCTGTTTTTTTGCGCCTATCTTATTTGACATTATCATATTTTTTATTTATTTTCTCTGTGACCTCTGTGACCTCTGTGGCTATAATAATAAATAATAATTTCTCTGTGGCGGTTTTATGATAATTGTAACTGGCGGTTCTGGTTTTATTGGCTCAGCGTTGGTCGCGGGTCTTAACGCCAGGGGCATTACGGACATTCTGATTGTTGACATCCTCGGCAAAGATGAAAAGTGGAAGAACCTTCGCAATCTTCGCTTTACCGATTACATAGAATCCGATGATTTCCTTAACCTTATTTCCGCCGGCAGATTGAATTTACCCGTTAAGGCGATTTTTCATCTCGGCGCCTGTTCATCGACTACCGAGACTGACGCCTCGTATCTGATTAAAAATAATTTCGAATATTCGAAGACCGCCGCGGCCTTTGCCGTCGATAAAAAAGCCCGTTTCGTTTACGCCTCCAGTGCAGCCACTTATGGCGACGGCGCGAAAGGCTTCAGCGATGACGAATCGAAACTGGCCCAGCTTCAGCCGTTGAATATGTACGGCTATTCCAAGCAGATGTTTGACCTCTGGGCGCAGGATAACGGAATGCTGAATAAAATCGTCGGCCTTAAATATTTCAATGTCTTTGGCCCAAATGAATATCACAAGGCCGATATGCGGAGTTTCGTCTTAAAAGGTTTCCAGCAGATAAAGCAGACTGGCAAAGTCAAACTTTTCAAATCGTACAAGCCCGATTACGCCGACGGCGGCCAGAGACGCGATTTCCTTTACGTCAGGGACGCCGTCGATATGACGCTGTTTTTCCTTGATAACAAAAAAGCCAGCGGCATTTTCAATATCGGCACCGGCAACGCCCGCAGTTGGCTCGACCTGGCCGGCGCTCTCTTTGCCGCGATGGATTTGAATCCTGATATTGAGTTTATTGATATGCCCTCGAATGTTCGCGCCCATTATCAGTATTTCACTCAGGCCGACATCGGCAAAATCTGCGCCGCCGGCTATAAGAAGGACATTACCCCTCTCGAAGACGCCGTCAAAGATTACGTGCAGAATTATTTACAGCCTGACAAATATTTATAAAAAAATATTGTGTCGAATGTAAAACAATCCTCAATGGCCGGTTAATTTTCCTTGATGAACTCAGGAAATCACTCAAATCTTATTTTTGAAGAAACGCGACTAAGTGTCTGTTAATCATAGACTTACTGCAAAAACAAATAAAAGATTTTGATTGACATAAAATCCCCCCTGATAGTATCATAATGGTACATTGATTTCGCTTAAAGTATGATGGAGAGACAAGTACGCGAATATTTTTGAGGAAGGAGTTTTTATGAAGAAGACAATTCTTACAATCAATTTTTTTGTGTTGCTTTGTGTTTTGCTCTGCGCATCGCAAAGCATTGCCTCGTATGTAGGTTCCAGTCCTAACCTGCCTCCGCTGGACGGCCAATACGTCAGCGTGGATCAATGGCATAGTTATTATGGAATGGGGATTTACATCGCTAACGCCGTACACTATGGATTTTCAGCTTCATTCGCGCCTCCGCCTGTCGGCCAAACGGATACACATTTGTTTGATTCGCTGGTGGATTTAGAGGTATCTGTCGATGCAGGAGCAACGTTTACGCCTTTCACGGTTTCAGCGCCGGTAACCGTCAGGATTCAGGGTGTCAGCTATATAGAAAACACCGGCACATACAGCACCGAGATACTTTCAATGAATATTTCAGGTAGTCCGTTGCCAGCGGGAGTTATGCTTCGCGAAAGTCCGACACTTTCATCTTCCGGCCAGACAATCATCGAGGATTTAGGCGGAGGCCAATATCAGATTGAGAGTTTCTTCGATGTTTATACCGAACTTTCTATAGATGGCGGAGTGACCTGGCTGCCGGATTTGTATGCGCCGGTTCGTATGGAACTCATCCCTGAACCTGCGACGATTTCCCTGCTGACCATCGGCATTTTCGGTTTGATTCGCCGCAAATAATTTTTCGTCTATGGGTTTCAAAGCCTCCGAGCGATAATGGTGCCGGAGGCTTTTTTGTTTGCCTTCAAGAAGGGCATTTCCTCAATGACAAAATCCGCGTTTTTTGATATAATGATTTTCTATGTCGAAATCGCAAAACATATTTCTTCCCGCGACCGAAAAGGAAATGAAGTCTATGGGCTGGGCCGCCCCCGACGTCATTCTCGTTACCGGCGATGCCTACGTTGACCATCCCTCTTTTGGCGTCGCACTGATTGGCCGATGGCTCCAAAGCAAGGGCTTCCAT from Phycisphaerae bacterium harbors:
- the dnaA gene encoding chromosomal replication initiator protein DnaA; translation: MAQDAKEIFEAIIERVKVLDPVNSRSWFDDLAIKNLNGGMLEVVCPDSQSAGFLQNTCISSFTLAAQQITGHLVTVKFSSDGKDIKDNTAKSSAEIRLHPDYTFDNFVVGPCNRLAHASCIAVSKSLGKTYNPLFIYGTVGMGKTHLLHAVCRETQNSISNAKIQFLSCEEFVNRFINAIEQGSLADFKSQYRTVDLLVIDDVQFLQERDQSQEEFFHTFNALYDNRSQIVLSADAPPGEIPSLPERLTSRFKCGLVARIDAPSYETRIAIVQKKARLRGMKISEDVAEYIAGRVKANIREIEGALTTLYALLGTGQQEITKEFARIALGEGESTDKNISITDIIKAVTTYYDVRPADLQSKKRSQSITMPRQICMYLARSLTSHSLEEIGGHLGGRDHTTVMHACGKISELQQSSEKIQSQLAELTKRITK
- a CDS encoding HEPN domain-containing protein, which produces MVDILEQIKYWQNGAIEDWQAADQLITGNKVRHGLFFAHLSLEKILKAHVCKSTGKIAPKIHNLVRLAETAGLSLSDDKIDFLAEMSEFNLEGRYPVPSLPQISSQEATEYIKKTKEVLEWFSQQL
- a CDS encoding PEP-CTERM sorting domain-containing protein (PEP-CTERM proteins occur, often in large numbers, in the proteomes of bacteria that also encode an exosortase, a predicted intramembrane cysteine proteinase. The presence of a PEP-CTERM domain at a protein's C-terminus predicts cleavage within the sorting domain, followed by covalent anchoring to some some component of the (usually Gram-negative) cell surface. Many PEP-CTERM proteins exhibit an unusual sequence composition that includes large numbers of potential glycosylation sites. Expression of one such protein has been shown restore the ability of a bacterium to form floc, a type of biofilm.), which gives rise to MKKTILTINFFVLLCVLLCASQSIASYVGSSPNLPPLDGQYVSVDQWHSYYGMGIYIANAVHYGFSASFAPPPVGQTDTHLFDSLVDLEVSVDAGATFTPFTVSAPVTVRIQGVSYIENTGTYSTEILSMNISGSPLPAGVMLRESPTLSSSGQTIIEDLGGGQYQIESFFDVYTELSIDGGVTWLPDLYAPVRMELIPEPATISLLTIGIFGLIRRK
- the ftsY gene encoding signal recognition particle-docking protein FtsY translates to MGIFTKTLDYLKGHLGRTRDRIKSSLQSVLTLGRDIDDELLDQLQETLISDDIGVETTDKLISDLRVAYKNKKIAKTEDVIPFLKEHIKGYWPAQARQLNIAPLNPTVILIAGVNGSGKTTSIAKLAYMLSRNKEKVIVAACDTFRAAAVEQLTIWSQRIGVEIIKHAQNADPAAVAYDACSAALARGAQYLILDTAGRLHTQKNLMKELTKIRDVVAKQIPSSPHEVLLVLDATTGQNAIMQAKMFTEAIDVTGIFLAKLDGTARGGIVIAIKDQLNIPVKFVGLGEQPDDIAEFDPDTFVEALFN
- a CDS encoding 4a-hydroxytetrahydrobiopterin dehydratase, producing MTQENNCDLINRKCVPCQGGIEPLKGADLAALAAQLPAGWQIINEHQLEKTFKFKNFKLALDFVNKVGALAEEIGHHPDINFGWGRAKLTLWTHKINGLHTNDFIFAAKADSLYQY
- a CDS encoding nucleotidyltransferase domain-containing protein, producing MVQPAIIDGVKKYLNKLSETGLAVNFGIVFGSYATGCATKDSDIDLIVVSSDFDNSISRDQIKKLWHIAARVDSRIEPVPCGRLQWQNDVSSAIIEAARTEGQTVYLA
- the rfaD gene encoding ADP-glyceromanno-heptose 6-epimerase, producing the protein MIIVTGGSGFIGSALVAGLNARGITDILIVDILGKDEKWKNLRNLRFTDYIESDDFLNLISAGRLNLPVKAIFHLGACSSTTETDASYLIKNNFEYSKTAAAFAVDKKARFVYASSAATYGDGAKGFSDDESKLAQLQPLNMYGYSKQMFDLWAQDNGMLNKIVGLKYFNVFGPNEYHKADMRSFVLKGFQQIKQTGKVKLFKSYKPDYADGGQRRDFLYVRDAVDMTLFFLDNKKASGIFNIGTGNARSWLDLAGALFAAMDLNPDIEFIDMPSNVRAHYQYFTQADIGKICAAGYKKDITPLEDAVKDYVQNYLQPDKYL
- a CDS encoding sialate O-acetylesterase, with the translated sequence MLIINGINSGQVLQRNRKNFSETLIKGTAKSAGVISVKVVQKGKTLKGFNFKKLTRLKKGSFQFKLTGIPTCGPYQIIFKFTSAKDLDTILEFNNILVGDVWILAGQSNMEGCGFIRYAAKPHPLVRAFYMNDKWAAAQDPIHNLYDSIDPVHAALCGGANPIRNKKKGTGPGVAFGKEMYRLTGAPQGLLCCAHGGTSMSQWNPALKKHKNKSLYGALLRRFEKNGSNVAGILWYQGCSDTDSSEKVSLYTKRMKKLVASFRKDLGITGLPFVMAQISRVAKCSQSAIGWNNIQNQQRLLPKVIKNLILVSAIDLSMDDEIHIGGRDQQRLGKRFADAVYFRKGKKQIELKSIRRKINKYKDTVDIEVVFSNVAGSLQSAGHPSGFKVVHFDGSLCDSIYNIKLQGSKITVCTSLPAANPHLIFLHYGFGAMPYCNITDSAGRSLPVFGPIKVK